Part of the Streptomyces sp. NBC_01460 genome, GCACTCCCACCCGGAAGACGGCCCCCACCGGCTCCTGGTTGCTCTGGAGCCGCGTACCCGGGACGACGCGCCGCATGTCCTCGGCTACGCCACCAGCAGTCCGTACCGCCCCAAGCCGGCCTACGGCACCTCCGTCGAGGTGAGCGTGTACTGCGCCCCCGGTGCCACGGGCCGCGGCATCGGCACCCTCCTCTACAAGGCCCTGTTCGAGGCGCTGGCCGGCGAGGACATCCACCGCGCGTACGCCGCGATCGCACAGCCGAACGAGCCGTCCGCCCGGCTGCACGACGCGTTCGGGTTCCGCCACGTCGGGACGTACACGGAGGTGGGCAGGAAGTTCGACCGCTACTGGGACGTGTCCTGGTACGAGAAGCCGCTGCTCAGCCGAACTGCACCGAGCGCTTCGCCAGGCCCATCCAGAAGCCGTCGATGACACTGCGCCCCTGATCGAGGTCCCCCTCGGCAGCGCCGAGAGTGACGAACAGCGGCGCGAAGTGCTCGGTGCGGGGATGGGCGAGGCGGCCCGCCGGTGAGGCGTGCTCGAAGTCCAGCAGGGAGTCGACGTCCTGCGCCTGGAGGGCCCGGTGCCCCCAGTCGTCGAACTCCGCCGACCAGCCGGGCGTGCCGCCGCCGGTGTGCCGCAGGGCCGCCAGGTTGTGCGTGAAGAAGCCGCTCCCCACGATCAGCACCCCCTCGTCGCGCAGCGGGGCGAGCTTGCGCCCGATGGCCATCAGCTTCTGCGGGTCGAGGGTCGGCAGGGAGATCTGGAGGACGGGGATGTCCGCGGCCGGGAACATCTCGACCAGCGGGACGTACGCACCGTGGTCGAGGCCGCGGTCCGGGATGTCCTGGACCGGGGTCCCGGCGCCGCGCAGCAGTTTACGGACGTCGTCCGCGAGCTTGGGGGCTCCCGGGGCGCCGTACCGCACCGCGTAGTAGTGCTCGGGGAATCCCCAGAAGTCGTAGACGAGCGGCACGGTCTCGGTGGCACCGAGGGCGAGGGGCGCCTCCTCCCAGTGCGCGGAGACCATCAGGATCGCCTTGGGGCGCGGCAGCCCCTCCGACCAGGCGGCCAGCTCGCCCGGCCAGACCGGGTCGTCGGCGAGCGGCGGGGCTCCGTGGGACAGGTAGAGGGCGGGCATGCGTTCCGCGGTGACTGTCATGACACTCCCCATTCCTCTGCCGATCAAGGTATGTGTGTTCTCTACAGGTACCGGGAACAGGCACCTGCGCAAGCACCGGGATCCGGCAGATCGGCCCTTCGGGGCCAAGTCTTTGAATCTTCAAGTTCAAACTACCGGAGACCTTAGCTCTATCTAGTTCAACTTTCAAGAAAAGGTCGTACAGTGGAGTACATGACCACGGCATCCCCCGGCGGGCCCCGGTGGCTCACCGACGAAGAGCAGGGCGTGTGGCGCGCCTACCTCCACGCCACCACGCTCATGGAGGACCACCTCGACCGCCAGTTGCAGCGCGACGCGGGCATGCCGCACATCTACTACGGACTGCTCGTCCACCTCTCCCGGGCCCCCCGGCGGCAGAAGCGCATGACCGAGCTGGCCAAGGACGCCAAGATCACCCGCTCCCGCCTCTCGCACGCCGTCGCCCGGCTGGAGAAGAACGGCTGGGTGCGCCGCGAGGACTGCCCCTCGGACAAGCGCGGCCAGAACGCCGTCCTGACCGACGAGGGCTACGCCATGCTGGAGCGGTCCGCACCGGGACACGTCGAGGCGGTGCGTCAGGCGATGTTCGCCCGCCTCAGCCCGGAGCAGGTGCAGAACCTGGGCGAGATCATGCAGGTCATCGCCGCCGGTCTGCAGCCCGAGGGCACCGACGCGGATCTGCCCTGGCTCCGCTGAGCGGAACCAGGGCAGATCACAGGGGCCGGAGGCCGTCAGGCGTCACGCCGGGCGGCCGGGCCCCCGGCCCGGGCCCGGCGCCGTGCTCAGTGTGCGACGACCGGGATCTTGAACTCGTCCTCGATCCCGTCCGCCAGGTCCCCCGAACCGCCGACCGCGCCGGTACCGGGGCGGCCGGTGTTGATCAGGGTCACCGCGATCGCCGAGGCGCCGA contains:
- a CDS encoding GNAT family N-acetyltransferase; amino-acid sequence: MVQIPTEVQVRPGVEADLEALTDIYNHYVRETALTFDTVAFTPDQRLPWLHSHPEDGPHRLLVALEPRTRDDAPHVLGYATSSPYRPKPAYGTSVEVSVYCAPGATGRGIGTLLYKALFEALAGEDIHRAYAAIAQPNEPSARLHDAFGFRHVGTYTEVGRKFDRYWDVSWYEKPLLSRTAPSASPGPSRSRR
- a CDS encoding dioxygenase family protein, whose protein sequence is MTVTAERMPALYLSHGAPPLADDPVWPGELAAWSEGLPRPKAILMVSAHWEEAPLALGATETVPLVYDFWGFPEHYYAVRYGAPGAPKLADDVRKLLRGAGTPVQDIPDRGLDHGAYVPLVEMFPAADIPVLQISLPTLDPQKLMAIGRKLAPLRDEGVLIVGSGFFTHNLAALRHTGGGTPGWSAEFDDWGHRALQAQDVDSLLDFEHASPAGRLAHPRTEHFAPLFVTLGAAEGDLDQGRSVIDGFWMGLAKRSVQFG
- a CDS encoding MarR family winged helix-turn-helix transcriptional regulator — encoded protein: MEYMTTASPGGPRWLTDEEQGVWRAYLHATTLMEDHLDRQLQRDAGMPHIYYGLLVHLSRAPRRQKRMTELAKDAKITRSRLSHAVARLEKNGWVRREDCPSDKRGQNAVLTDEGYAMLERSAPGHVEAVRQAMFARLSPEQVQNLGEIMQVIAAGLQPEGTDADLPWLR